From a single Lewinella sp. LCG006 genomic region:
- a CDS encoding AAA family ATPase, protein MLKILITGPESSGKTQLAQTLARRFHSPWVPEFARTYLHALEGDYEEEDLLKILNGQLRLQQQHHSSPLLFCDTGPEVIYVWSKVKFGQVDPFIEASLRKYHYTLTLLCTPDLAWEPDPLREAPLRADREQYFEMYRKTLQKFNRPYLVISGQGEQRANIAVSAIQQLLNTDK, encoded by the coding sequence ATGCTAAAAATTTTGATTACGGGTCCAGAATCCAGTGGCAAAACGCAACTGGCTCAAACGCTCGCACGGAGGTTCCACAGTCCTTGGGTGCCTGAGTTTGCGCGTACTTATCTTCATGCTTTAGAAGGGGACTACGAAGAAGAGGATCTACTAAAAATTCTCAACGGACAACTCCGTTTGCAGCAGCAACATCACAGTTCGCCCTTGCTCTTTTGCGACACGGGCCCCGAGGTTATCTACGTATGGAGTAAGGTGAAATTTGGCCAAGTTGATCCTTTTATTGAAGCAAGTTTACGCAAGTACCATTACACCCTGACCCTTTTGTGCACGCCAGATCTCGCGTGGGAACCCGATCCCTTGCGCGAAGCACCTCTTAGGGCAGACCGAGAGCAATACTTTGAAATGTATAGAAAAACACTGCAAAAGTTCAATCGGCCCTACCTGGTCATCAGTGGCCAGGGCGAACAAAGAGCCAACATTGCCGTTTCAGCAATTCAACAGTTACTGAACACGGATAAATAA
- a CDS encoding OmpA family protein, giving the protein MKTKSFFLVSLTFLVIFFGSACQASRTTKGGAIGAGAGGVIGGVIGNRSGNTAAGIIIGATVGGATGAIIGRYMDKQAAEIQRDLEGASVERVGEGILITFDSGLLFDVGKFALRPATKANLNELSTTLNKYEDTEILVQGHTDSTGEEDMNMTLSENRAKAVRNHLTGQGVAANRFTVQGFGESMPLADNETASGRQQNRRVEIAIYANDKLQKAARRGELE; this is encoded by the coding sequence ATGAAGACGAAATCATTCTTTTTGGTCAGCCTGACCTTCCTGGTCATCTTTTTCGGTAGTGCTTGTCAAGCCAGCCGTACCACCAAAGGCGGAGCAATTGGCGCCGGTGCTGGAGGTGTTATTGGTGGTGTCATCGGAAACCGTTCCGGCAACACTGCTGCGGGCATTATCATCGGCGCTACCGTTGGTGGAGCTACGGGGGCAATCATTGGTCGCTATATGGACAAACAGGCCGCAGAAATCCAGCGCGATCTCGAAGGTGCCAGTGTAGAGCGGGTCGGTGAAGGCATTCTTATCACCTTCGACTCTGGCTTGCTCTTTGATGTAGGCAAATTCGCACTCCGCCCTGCGACCAAAGCCAACCTCAACGAACTATCGACGACCCTCAACAAATACGAAGACACGGAGATACTCGTTCAAGGCCATACCGACAGTACTGGTGAAGAAGACATGAACATGACCTTATCAGAAAACCGCGCTAAAGCTGTACGCAACCACCTTACAGGACAAGGCGTAGCGGCTAACCGCTTTACGGTACAAGGATTTGGGGAAAGCATGCCACTGGCTGACAATGAAACGGCATCTGGTCGCCAGCAAAATCGGCGGGTAGAAATTGCCATCTACGCCAATGATAAATTGCAGAAAGCTGCACGTAGAGGGGAATTGGAATAG
- a CDS encoding TonB-dependent receptor, producing the protein MKRFYQRTLLFSAFLLLGTLLMAQPPWGGGGGKKGPTIKGRITGILLDTLSGQPVEFATLVLIQSADGKQLDGGITEADGSFKIIEVENGTYELNISFMGYENRIVTGVETTLEKPDLDLGTIYLVPTGVNLDEIVVTEQAALVENRIDKLVYNADKDATTTGGDAADVLRNVPMLSVDLDGNVSLRGSSNIQILINGRPSTMFAANTADALKTIPANQIKTVEVITTPSAKYDGEGSSGIINIITKKRNAEGITGSANTSIGTRQNNGGLNINWVRGRFGLNGGANSFWSWRREGNIDFRREEYDGPLTTSVFEQKGPNSSQVLGFNGNFGAFYDFNAYNSLNSSIRFNGFNNWRDGTLNGSIASLSATEPTTFSRTNDNEGFRNGYDWTTDYKRTFPDSEREFSAAFQVSSTASDQENITDQMGTTDIYDEDIRNYNNGLNQEYTIQADYVHPFGEKLKVETGVKSVIRRIDSDYETLTRATNGDPFTPVSQLTDVFLYDQDVHAGYVSFNFKFGKSIGLIAGARYERTTIGGEYEQLEVAPFTQEYDNILPSIILSKQFENFSNLKVSYSQRIQRPSLFYINPFTQLNDPNNVVFGNPTLDPEVVDQYELSYGTFVKGVSVNASVYYRKTTDVIESFVQVQPNSEVSNTSYLNIGVNNSVGVNIFTSINVKKVGSFRLGFNIFTYDASSTIDSIDLSREAIVWSTNVGANINLPRDWKFDLFGFARSPNQTLQGQNPSFWIYGMGLRKEFNKRFSLGVRAIEPFNRNKNFPSEIRGENFYQRSDFSIPFRSVGISLSYNFGQLDFEGNGRTRRTKINNDDQKGGGNDNF; encoded by the coding sequence ATGAAACGTTTCTACCAACGCACGCTACTCTTCAGCGCCTTTCTCCTATTAGGTACCCTCTTGATGGCGCAACCGCCATGGGGTGGGGGAGGTGGCAAAAAAGGCCCAACCATCAAAGGTCGGATCACAGGGATACTGCTGGATACCCTCAGTGGGCAGCCGGTAGAGTTTGCTACCTTGGTGCTGATACAGTCTGCCGATGGTAAGCAGTTGGACGGTGGAATAACCGAAGCCGACGGGAGTTTTAAAATCATAGAAGTAGAGAACGGAACCTACGAACTGAACATCAGTTTTATGGGCTACGAAAACCGCATCGTTACAGGCGTAGAAACAACCTTGGAGAAACCTGACCTGGACCTGGGGACGATCTATTTGGTGCCTACCGGTGTAAACCTTGATGAAATTGTAGTGACTGAGCAAGCTGCTCTGGTAGAAAACAGGATTGACAAACTGGTCTACAATGCGGATAAAGATGCCACCACTACTGGGGGAGATGCCGCCGATGTGTTGCGCAATGTACCCATGCTATCGGTAGATTTGGATGGCAATGTAAGTTTGCGAGGTTCTTCCAATATTCAGATTCTGATCAATGGGCGGCCCTCGACGATGTTTGCAGCCAATACAGCGGATGCCCTCAAGACGATACCTGCCAACCAGATCAAAACAGTGGAGGTGATCACCACTCCTTCGGCAAAATATGATGGAGAAGGTAGCTCGGGGATCATCAATATTATTACCAAAAAACGAAACGCGGAAGGGATTACGGGTTCTGCTAATACCTCTATTGGTACGCGGCAGAACAACGGTGGATTGAACATCAACTGGGTACGTGGCCGGTTTGGCCTCAACGGCGGTGCCAACAGCTTCTGGTCGTGGCGCCGGGAAGGAAATATCGACTTTCGGCGGGAGGAATATGATGGTCCGCTGACTACTTCGGTCTTCGAGCAGAAAGGCCCCAATAGCAGCCAGGTGCTGGGTTTTAATGGTAATTTTGGCGCCTTCTATGATTTTAATGCCTACAACAGCCTCAACTCGTCTATCCGGTTCAATGGCTTTAATAACTGGCGAGACGGGACATTGAACGGATCAATTGCCTCGTTGAGCGCAACGGAGCCGACTACTTTTTCCCGAACCAATGATAATGAAGGTTTTCGTAATGGCTACGATTGGACGACAGACTACAAGCGCACCTTTCCGGATTCGGAGCGCGAATTTTCGGCAGCATTTCAGGTGAGTTCCACGGCTAGTGATCAGGAAAATATTACGGATCAGATGGGGACAACGGATATTTATGATGAAGATATTCGCAATTACAACAACGGCCTCAACCAGGAATACACGATACAGGCCGATTATGTGCATCCTTTTGGTGAAAAACTAAAGGTGGAGACGGGCGTGAAGAGCGTAATTCGTAGAATTGACAGTGATTACGAGACGCTGACGCGTGCTACCAATGGGGATCCGTTTACGCCAGTATCGCAATTGACGGATGTCTTCCTTTACGACCAGGATGTCCATGCTGGATATGTCTCCTTTAACTTCAAGTTTGGTAAAAGCATTGGGTTGATTGCTGGTGCCCGCTATGAACGCACCACGATAGGCGGAGAATACGAGCAACTGGAAGTAGCGCCGTTTACCCAGGAATACGATAACATATTGCCCAGTATTATATTAAGTAAGCAATTTGAAAACTTCAGCAACTTGAAGGTCAGTTACTCCCAGCGTATTCAGCGGCCCAGTTTGTTTTATATCAACCCTTTTACCCAGCTTAATGACCCCAATAATGTTGTTTTTGGTAATCCTACCCTCGATCCAGAGGTGGTGGATCAGTACGAGTTGAGCTATGGTACTTTCGTCAAAGGTGTGTCCGTCAATGCTTCTGTCTACTACCGCAAAACCACGGATGTGATTGAGAGTTTTGTGCAGGTACAACCCAATTCAGAGGTATCTAACACGAGCTATCTGAATATTGGAGTGAACAACAGTGTGGGAGTTAATATTTTCACTTCGATCAATGTGAAAAAGGTAGGTTCTTTCCGCTTGGGCTTCAATATATTCACTTATGATGCTTCATCAACGATCGATTCTATTGATTTGAGCCGTGAGGCCATCGTTTGGAGCACCAATGTAGGTGCAAATATTAACCTGCCCCGCGATTGGAAATTTGATCTTTTTGGTTTTGCACGTTCCCCTAATCAGACGCTTCAAGGGCAGAACCCAAGCTTTTGGATTTACGGGATGGGCTTACGCAAAGAATTCAACAAGCGTTTCAGTTTGGGTGTGCGCGCTATTGAGCCTTTCAACAGGAATAAGAACTTTCCTTCCGAAATTCGTGGGGAGAACTTCTACCAGCGCTCTGATTTCAGCATTCCCTTCCGTTCGGTGGGGATAAGCTTGAGTTATAATTTCGGGCAGCTGGATTTTGAGGGCAATGGCCGGACGCGCCGTACCAAGATTAACAATGACGACCAGAAGGGAGGAGGGAATGATAATTTTTAA
- a CDS encoding DUF983 domain-containing protein: protein MGIFSKGSKAYSIFNIKCPKCHESDMFPTGSFSFNQPFEMKERCDKCYEDFFPEPGYYYGAMFLSYIFTAFFSIGFVLFLHWVLDWSTTASFGALLVVLGIFFVYIFRLARALYINIHVHYDPNAIEKGKGKANQKSSASRFGN, encoded by the coding sequence ATGGGTATTTTCAGCAAAGGCAGCAAAGCGTATAGCATCTTTAATATCAAGTGTCCAAAGTGCCACGAAAGTGACATGTTCCCTACCGGTAGCTTTAGCTTCAACCAGCCTTTCGAGATGAAAGAACGTTGCGACAAATGCTACGAAGATTTCTTCCCCGAGCCTGGTTATTACTACGGTGCCATGTTTTTGTCCTACATTTTCACAGCCTTCTTTTCTATCGGTTTTGTGCTGTTTTTGCACTGGGTACTCGACTGGAGCACTACCGCCAGTTTTGGCGCTTTACTCGTGGTGCTAGGCATCTTTTTTGTCTACATCTTCCGCCTGGCGCGCGCCCTTTACATCAACATCCATGTCCATTACGACCCCAACGCTATCGAAAAAGGTAAAGGCAAAGCCAACCAAAAAAGTAGCGCTTCACGTTTTGGCAATTAA